CACTAAGTTTTTGTTATCGGTGTCCGACATTGGTGAATGGTTTGTCGTGTTGTTTGGGGGTTGCTGACTGGCAAGTTTGAGATTGGCAGCTTCTATTTTTTCAGGAGGGCTGAGAATAACGGCTCTTTCTATGGCGTTTTCAAGCTCTCGTACGTTGCCGGGCCAGCGATGTGAGCGAATGGCTTTATCGAAAGTCTTGGTATAGTTGCAAATTGGTTTGCTGTGTTTTTGGCAGGCTTTCTCCAAGAGTATTTTTGCTAACATCGAGATGTCGTCACCTCTGTCTCTTAGGGGGGGAAGTAGTAGTTCCATGACATAAAGACGATAGTATAGATCTTCTCGAAAAAGCCCTTGTTGGATCATGTCGGTTAAATTTCTATGGGTTGCTGTAATTAATCGAATGTCTACTTTGGTTGATTGGGTGGCACCCACTTTACGTATTTCGCCTTCTTGAAGTACGCGTAATAGTCTCGCTTGCGCTTCTAGTGGTAGTTCGCCTATCTCGTCGAGAAATAAGGTGCCTTTGTCAGCGGCGTAAATTAGGCCGTCATGGGATGAGTTGGCGCCGGTAAATGCGCCTTTCTCATGACCGAAAAGCTCTGATTCAATGAGGTTTTCGGGGATGGCGGCACAGTTAACGCTGATGATGGGATGATTGTGGCGCTGGCTTAAGTTGTGCAGTGCTTTTGCGACCAGTTCTTTACCTGTTCCAGACTCGCCGCGAATCAATACCGTTACATCGGTTCCTGCTATTTTTCTCATATCGCTAAATAGGCTTTGCATTGGAGGGCATTGCCCAATAATTCCGCTTCCTTGTGTGCCGAGCGTTAATCTTTCTTCTTTTGCGGTGTTGGAAAAATACACCTGTGGTGTTTGGTCTTGAGTGGAGGCTGGATCAGGGTGGTCGTTTTGTTCTAGTGCATTTACTACGTGTTTGAGTAGTGTTTCGGAATCAGTTGGCAGGGGAAGGTAATACGCTGCCCCCTGCGCCATGCTGTTGATTCCTATACTAAGGCTAGGCTTTGCATCAAGGATAATGCGATGCGGGGCGCTAGGGAGCTCTGCGCTGCTGGCTTCTATATGATTGATAGCTTCTTGGTCAATAAGGAGTAGGTGAAACTCAGACAGTTCATAGTATTTATTGGCTTGTTCTAATGTGTTGCTGATGTTTACTTGAAAGCCATACCGGGATAGCCACTTTTCGGACTCTTTAAGTGGGGAATTATCTGGGCAAATGATCATAATGCTGTGCATGAATTGTCACCTCTTGTAACTAGTGTAACGATTATACATACAGAAGCTTGCTGGTCGAGATGTACCGATACTGAATTTTGTGAAGTGCAGAAAGGTGGTTTAGATGAAGTGTAGATCTTGTTCTTCTAAAGACAGGTGTTTCATTCTCTTCAGTTTGTTTGGATCCCATGCCTCGATAGCTAATGATAATGCCTCAGCGATGGATGGTGGTGATACAAGGTCGATCTTTAGATAATGCAGCGCGCGCAGAAGTGTCGATAAATTATTGTCCTGAATCGGTTTGGCGTGATTCTGTTTGCTTATTTTATCGCCTGAGTGATTGGTAATAAGAGGGATGTGGCAGATGCTTGGCGGCGTCCATCCAAACAAATGGTAAAGATGGAGTTGCTGAGCGGTGGTGTCGATTAAATCCGCACCTCTGACTAGGTGAGTTATGTTTTGCTGGTGATCGTCGATTACCACAGCCAGTTGATAAGAAAAATAGCCATCTTTTCTTTTTAGCACAGGGCAGTTGTTTTTCAAATCGTCAGTAAAATGCAGTGTACCCTGAATGTTATCTTGGCATTGATAGGTCGCCAGGCTGGCTTTTAATCGCCATGAGTGTGGCTGGTCTAACGAGCTTTCACACACAAATGGGTGATTGCCATTATGTTGAGCGAGAGATTGGCGTGTGCAGTTGCATGGAAATATCGCCTGCTGTTTTCTGAGTGCAGAGAGTCGCTGTTCATACATTTCAGTATGCTGGCTTTGAACTCGAACTGTTTCGTCAGAAAATAGGTGGTAACTATTTAGGGTGTCGGTGATTTGCTTGGAGAAACTGGTTTTACAGCGTGTTCCATCAACATCTTCGATGCGAATGATCCACTTGCCGTGATGTTTTTTCGCATCCAAATAACTCGCTAATGCACTGACTAGCGAGCCAAAATGGAGTGGGCCGGTTGGCGAAGGAGCAAAACGGCCGCGATAGAGGCTATACATCGGGTTGGCGTGATTAGACACTGCGGTTAAGCACTGAACATCAGCCGCCGATTTGTCTCTCTTTGATCTCAGCCAGTGTTTTGCAATCAATGCACATGGTGGCTGTTGGGCGAGCTTCTAAGCGGCGAATGCCGATTTCGATGCCACACTCTTCACAGTAGCCATAATCGTCTGCATCGATCAATTCTACAGTCTGAGAGATTTTCTTAACCAGTTTACGTTCGCGATCTCGAGCGCGAAGTTCTAGGCTGAATTCTTCCTCCTGACTGGCTCGATCATTTGGATCGGCATAGTTCACGGCCTCTTCTTTAAGGTGGTGAACAGTACGGTCAACCTCTTCCATAAGGTTTTGTTTCCAGTTGAGTAGGATGCTCTTAAAGTGCGCCAACTGGTTCTCGTTCATGTATTCTTCGCCATCCTTAGCAACATAAGGAGTGAAGTCTTTCATTAATGAATCAGGGTTCATTTTTGGCATACGCATTGCCTCACTTCGCAGGTTTCCATTGTGGTAACCTGTAAACGATAAAATTAGGTGGTTTATTTTCGGCCGGAAACTTACCAGATAATGTGATGGTTAACCACATTTTTTGCGCAAAATGTCACGAAATTTTGAATTAGGTAGAGAAAGCGGGATGAAAAAGCATAAATTGGCAGAAAGAGTTGGGCAAATTGCCCCGTTTCAAGTGATGGCGATTCTGGCGCGGGCGAAAGAGTTGGCGTCACAAGGTGAGGATGTTATCCACCTTGAAATAGGGGAGCCTGACTTTGTAGCGGTAGAGGGCGTTGCAGACGCCGGAGTGTTGGCAATTCAACAGGGCAAAACTGGGTATACCTCTGCTACAGGGCTGCCTGAGCTGAAATGTGCTATTAGTGATTATTATCGTACTCGTTATCAGGTTGAGGTGTCGCCGGAACGAATTATTGTCACGCCTGGTGCGTCGGGGGCTTTGTTGTTAATGGCGTCGCTCATGGTGAATCCTGCTGAGGATGTTCTGATGCCCGATCCTTGCTACCCATGTAATCGGCATTTTCTTATTCAAGTTGGCGCGAAAGCTAAGCTGGTTGAAACTAACGCTTGTAATGGCTTTGAAATGGATTTGGGTGCCTTAGCGGACAATTGGAGTGATAGCACCGCAGGACTTTGGCTTGCTTCGCCCTCTAATCCAACGGGCGCGGTGTTAAGCAGAGCTTACATTTCTGAGGCATGGGAAAAAGTTCGTGAGCTTGGTGGCCATTTGTTGGTGGACGAAATTTATCAAGGTTTGGTTTACGAAGGTGAGGATTTTTCGGCGCTCTCTATTGATGACGATATTTTTGTTATTAATAGTTTTTCTAAGTATTTTGCGATGACAGGGTGGCGATTAGGCTGGTTGGTTGTGCCGGAATGGGCTATTGAAGGCGCCACAAAACTGGCTCAAAATTTGTATATTTCTGCACCAAGCGTGTCTCAACACGCTGCGGTTCGTGCGTTTTTACCGGACGTGTTGGCTGAGTGTGAAGTGCGTCGTCAAACAATGAATGCTCGCAGACTTATTCTACTTGAAGGTTTGCAGGAGATTGGATTGCCTGTGGTGGCACCCGCGCACGGCGCTTTTTATGTCTATGTGGATGTGTCGGAAGTCACTCAGGATGCCATGGCTTGGTGTTTGGCATTGCTTGAAAAAGAGAAGGTGGCGTTAACACCAGGTGCCGACTTTGGTATCAAGGATGCGCATAAATATGTGCGCTTTGCGTACACCTCTGATGGCCCTAGATTGCAAGAAGCCTTGGCGAGGATTGCTCGTTTTATCGTGTCTTAATTGCTGTGAGGCGAAAGGGTCAACCTCTGCGCCTCACTAATATTATGCCTGCTAATAAACAGATGAGGATAGGGATGCTGACACCGATGATTGGTGGGAAATTAACAGCGACACTCATTCTTCCAAATAGGTTTAGCGCATTTTGAAATGCCAAGCCGATAATAACCCCTGAAAATATGCGACCGCCCATAGTGGATGATCTCAGCGGTCCGAACACGCTCGACAGTGCGACGAGAACAAGAGCCAGGGATGCGACTGGGCGAAGGGCGGTGATCCAAAACTCTAATTCATATTGCGAGGCATCGAGTTTTTGCTGGCGTAAGTACTGTTGATAACTCATTAGTTGGCTAAGGGACAATGTGTCAGGCTCTTGAGAAGCAAGAAATAGGTGTTCTGGCTTGATGCTCACATTCCAGTCTGCGTGTTTCATTTTGTTTGTTTCAATATGATCTGGCGCGAATATAGTCTGCGTTACACCATTGAGTTGCCATAATGAACCATCGACATGCTGTGCGCTGGTGGCTTTTATTATGTATTTTAATTGCTGTTCGTTTGGTGAGAAAATTTGTATCCCGTACAGTTTTCCTGTTGCGTCGGCAGCGTCTATGTAAACAAAATCGCTATCGGCTTTTAGCCATACTCCACCAGTGAGAGAAAAGGTATCACTTTCTTGACCTTGAAATTTTTCGATTAAATTGGCTTTTTGTTCTGCCATCGGTGCCACAAACTCAGAGATCCCCATACCTAATAAAGAAACCACCAAAATTGGTTGGCAGGCCGCGAAGCCGATGCGCCAAATTGGCATGCCTGCAGCTCGCATTACGGTGAGTTCTGAGGTCGCAGCAAGTGTGCCTAAGCCCATTAGTGTGCCTATGAGTGATGCGATGGGAATGTACTCTGCCAGCTTTCCGGGTAGGCGATACATGATGACTTGTAGTAAGGATTGAATCGTGTAGCTGTCGTTTACTTTTTTGATCTGCTCAATAAATGTCAGGGCAAAATCTAACCCCAGCAGTACCACCGCGACAATTAAGCATGCCCATAGAACGCTACTGGCAATGTATTTATCTATTTTACTCATATCCGTTACTCATTTGAGTCTGTGACTTCGGGAAGTCTGGCTTTGCGACGCTCAAAGACTTGATTGTATTGAATGAACAGTGCTGCCGCGATAAGTGCAAAGACGCCATGAATCCACCACAGGCCGAGTTGAATGGGGAGTTTGCCTTTTTCTAGACCAGTTCGACCCCAGATTAGAAGGGCGATGTAGAGAATCATTAAAATAATAGCGGGTAACATTTTAAAGAAACGGCCTTGTCTTGGGTTAACTTGGCTAAGTGACAGTCCAATGATGGCAAGAATCGGAATGACGACAACCAATGAAATTCGCCATTGCAGCTCTACTTTGTCTAAAAGGGCTGTGCTTTTGATTAAGCTCAATGTGCTTTTGGTATAAGGCTCGTCTATGACGCTATTGTCTTTGGTTGCCATGCGGACTGCATAGGTATCGAATTGGGTGATGCGATAATTTGCGGTCCCTGGTTTGCCTTCGTAGCGGGTGCCATTTTTGAAAATAAGGTAGTTTTGATTGTCTTCTGAGCTGACGCGTATTTGTTCTGCGTAGGCGGCGAATGTTTGTGTTGGAATGCTAACGTTTTTTTTGCGAACCACATCCGATAAAAATATTTGGTTCATCCAGCCTTCATTCGGCGTGAAACTGTCTATGTGAATGGTGCGTTGTCCATTACCTTCAAATCGACCGGGAATGAGAAAATCGAAGGCAGACAGTTGGTTTTGTTCCTGTGAGGCTTCTGCTGCACGGTATTCGCTGAAAGGGGCGAGCCAAAAGTTGATCGATGCGCTGGTGAGGCTGATGATACAGGCTATTCCTAGTGTATAACCCGCAAGCTTGATTTTACTCACGCCACTTGAAAACAGCACCGACATTTCGTTTTCTATGTATAGACGCCCAAAAGCCAGCAAGAGAGAGAGAAAAAAAGCCAAAGGCAAAATCATCTGAATGAAGCTGGGAATGTGATAACCAAGAATGACGAATAAAAATTCAAAGGTCATTTTACCTTCGGCAATACGCCCTAAATAGTTGGAGAATCGACCGCTTAGAATAACGAGTAGTAGTATTAGCGTTACACCAGCTGTTGACACTAGCACTTCTTTCGCTAAGTATCTGAATAGTCTCAAGGTCACCTCTGGATGAATATTGCTTTTTAAGCGTAGAGTTGATTACACATCTAAAGCCCCCATTATCTCGTGGTAAGAAGGACATTATCCAGTTTTTTTTAAAAAGTTATTTTTTGAGGGTTTTTTCATGAACATGGCGCTATTTGATCGCTTATCCACAGTGCAAGCTGATTTGCTTGTTGTATTTGTTCCTAGCGAAGGGGATTTTTCTGAATCCACCGCTTGGGTAGATGAAAATGCCAATGGGCAAGTTTCCCAATTACGCGAAACCGGCGTATTTAAAGCGGGCGTTGCGCAGACCTTGTTATTACCGGGTGTGACGCAAGACTTTGCTCAGGCGGTATTGTTGGTCGGTATAGGTAAAGATGTACAGTTGAGCGATATGAATGCTCGCAAAGTGATGGCGGCGGTTGCGGCTCAAATTAAAGGTTTGCCATTTGCCTCTGTGGCGGTAGCAAGCGCTGGGCTGGTATTGAAGAGTCGCTCTCAATCGGATGTTCTTGCGTTGGTTGCACAGTGGCTAAACGAAGGTTTTTATAACTTCCTTGGCTTCAAAAAAGACGATGCAGAAAAAGCCACTAAAGTGACGAGTTTGTTGTTAGAAGGCACTGATGAAGCAGCTTTAGCCATTGGCACAGCAACAGCGAGTGGTTCGGCTTTTGCTCGTCAGTTGGGTAATCTGCCCGGAAACGTCTGTACACCAAGTTATTTGGCGTCAAAAGCTCAGCAGTTGGGCGAAGAGTACGGTATTGGTGTTGAGTTGCTAGACGAAAC
This genomic stretch from Marinomonas primoryensis harbors:
- a CDS encoding sigma-54-dependent transcriptional regulator, with translation MHSIMIICPDNSPLKESEKWLSRYGFQVNISNTLEQANKYYELSEFHLLLIDQEAINHIEASSAELPSAPHRIILDAKPSLSIGINSMAQGAAYYLPLPTDSETLLKHVVNALEQNDHPDPASTQDQTPQVYFSNTAKEERLTLGTQGSGIIGQCPPMQSLFSDMRKIAGTDVTVLIRGESGTGKELVAKALHNLSQRHNHPIISVNCAAIPENLIESELFGHEKGAFTGANSSHDGLIYAADKGTLFLDEIGELPLEAQARLLRVLQEGEIRKVGATQSTKVDIRLITATHRNLTDMIQQGLFREDLYYRLYVMELLLPPLRDRGDDISMLAKILLEKACQKHSKPICNYTKTFDKAIRSHRWPGNVRELENAIERAVILSPPEKIEAANLKLASQQPPNNTTNHSPMSDTDNKNLVGTTLDDYFKHFVLSHQHKMTETQLAHSLGISRKSLWERRQKLAIPKKVTAEK
- the gluQRS gene encoding tRNA glutamyl-Q(34) synthetase GluQRS, giving the protein MYSLYRGRFAPSPTGPLHFGSLVSALASYLDAKKHHGKWIIRIEDVDGTRCKTSFSKQITDTLNSYHLFSDETVRVQSQHTEMYEQRLSALRKQQAIFPCNCTRQSLAQHNGNHPFVCESSLDQPHSWRLKASLATYQCQDNIQGTLHFTDDLKNNCPVLKRKDGYFSYQLAVVIDDHQQNITHLVRGADLIDTTAQQLHLYHLFGWTPPSICHIPLITNHSGDKISKQNHAKPIQDNNLSTLLRALHYLKIDLVSPPSIAEALSLAIEAWDPNKLKRMKHLSLEEQDLHFI
- the dksA gene encoding RNA polymerase-binding protein DksA, producing MPKMNPDSLMKDFTPYVAKDGEEYMNENQLAHFKSILLNWKQNLMEEVDRTVHHLKEEAVNYADPNDRASQEEEFSLELRARDRERKLVKKISQTVELIDADDYGYCEECGIEIGIRRLEARPTATMCIDCKTLAEIKERQIGG
- a CDS encoding aminotransferase class I/II-fold pyridoxal phosphate-dependent enzyme — encoded protein: MKKHKLAERVGQIAPFQVMAILARAKELASQGEDVIHLEIGEPDFVAVEGVADAGVLAIQQGKTGYTSATGLPELKCAISDYYRTRYQVEVSPERIIVTPGASGALLLMASLMVNPAEDVLMPDPCYPCNRHFLIQVGAKAKLVETNACNGFEMDLGALADNWSDSTAGLWLASPSNPTGAVLSRAYISEAWEKVRELGGHLLVDEIYQGLVYEGEDFSALSIDDDIFVINSFSKYFAMTGWRLGWLVVPEWAIEGATKLAQNLYISAPSVSQHAAVRAFLPDVLAECEVRRQTMNARRLILLEGLQEIGLPVVAPAHGAFYVYVDVSEVTQDAMAWCLALLEKEKVALTPGADFGIKDAHKYVRFAYTSDGPRLQEALARIARFIVS
- the lptG gene encoding LPS export ABC transporter permease LptG, encoding MSKIDKYIASSVLWACLIVAVVLLGLDFALTFIEQIKKVNDSYTIQSLLQVIMYRLPGKLAEYIPIASLIGTLMGLGTLAATSELTVMRAAGMPIWRIGFAACQPILVVSLLGMGISEFVAPMAEQKANLIEKFQGQESDTFSLTGGVWLKADSDFVYIDAADATGKLYGIQIFSPNEQQLKYIIKATSAQHVDGSLWQLNGVTQTIFAPDHIETNKMKHADWNVSIKPEHLFLASQEPDTLSLSQLMSYQQYLRQQKLDASQYELEFWITALRPVASLALVLVALSSVFGPLRSSTMGGRIFSGVIIGLAFQNALNLFGRMSVAVNFPPIIGVSIPILICLLAGIILVRRRG
- the lptF gene encoding LPS export ABC transporter permease LptF; translated protein: MSTAGVTLILLLVILSGRFSNYLGRIAEGKMTFEFLFVILGYHIPSFIQMILPLAFFLSLLLAFGRLYIENEMSVLFSSGVSKIKLAGYTLGIACIISLTSASINFWLAPFSEYRAAEASQEQNQLSAFDFLIPGRFEGNGQRTIHIDSFTPNEGWMNQIFLSDVVRKKNVSIPTQTFAAYAEQIRVSSEDNQNYLIFKNGTRYEGKPGTANYRITQFDTYAVRMATKDNSVIDEPYTKSTLSLIKSTALLDKVELQWRISLVVVIPILAIIGLSLSQVNPRQGRFFKMLPAIILMILYIALLIWGRTGLEKGKLPIQLGLWWIHGVFALIAAALFIQYNQVFERRKARLPEVTDSNE